CACACCGTGTTTGGTGGGCTCTTAACTTCAGGAGAAAGAATTAAATTTTTTACCCAGCAGGACGTGATTgccatttacctttttttttctccccttttttttGGATAGCAATCTAGCTTGGGATGTGAGTATTCAGAGCTGTGCTGTCATAAGGAAGGAGATGCTAGCAAAGGCTGCTTGCTAGAATCCAGGAAAGTCAGgccatgcatctgtgtgtgcgcgcgcatagGCGCACACCTGTGAAAGCCggcttcctgcctccactgccgGCATGGTGTGCCATGCATTTCTTCTCACCTCTCCTTCCGCCCGCTGCTGACATTCCTTCAGTCCCTTTGTTTGTTCCCTGAACTGAATCGCCTCTTTTGGAGGACTGCCGCAGTGCTGGGGAATAGCCCCAGTGACTGAGCTAGCACACCCCACCCGTGTGGTAACTAACGACAGAAGCATTGCTGTTCCCTAGCACACTAGGCTTCTTCTGACCTTGGCACAACTTGGCTCAGGGGCCGATGCTGGCTCAAAggtagcacagtggtagagtgATAAACTACTTACCTAGCAAAGTGCACACAGCTCTGGGGTCAAGCCCCAGAACCAAGGAGAAAAGTCATAGTTATGATTATTAACCAGAAGTATTACCATTATTATCAAAtgttaaaataagtaaatgtacaGAAGCCTAATAAACCAGTAGATGAATTCTGGGCCTATGTTTATCAACATCCCAAAGGGGTTGGTACTCTAATCAAATTCCTTAGATACCAGGAGGTTAACACTTTGACACAGGGCTCCTAAAATCACCTTACCATCATGCCTTGCCAGGGTAGTTAATGGACGATGTGTGGGACACTTTGAAAAACTACAAAGCTTCTTGTAAATGGATTTATGATCTTCAttggtaaatatttgttttttaggGGACAGTACCTATTCAAAAACAAACCTCCTGATGAGAACGCTCCTCCCAACTCCTTTTATAGAGCACTTTATCCTAAAATTATACAAGATATTGAGGTAAGTATCGATGTATTTCTCGATATTTGCTAAGCGTTGTTAGTATGCATAACTTTCAAGTATTATTACAGAAAACCCACTTAGGTTTTCAGTGTGGGTTAAAAATCAGTGTCTTTGCTAATGAACAAGGTTGGTAAAGTGCAGAAGAGTCCAAATCAACTTTGTATAGCTTTAAAACCTGCGGTTACTGATAGATGAGTGTACACAAGGGGATTGCCACCTTCCTAAATCACCGGGGAGACAATGAACTCCTAAGCTGCTGAGCCTCCTTGGAGAGTTATCAGTAGGCATGGGTGCCACATATCTAAGAGGAGCACTGAGCCTGCAGCTTTCCATAGTGCCTACTCTTCAGTTTTTTATACGTTTGTGTCCcatagagcagcggttctcaaccttcctaacgctgtgacccttgaatacagttcctcatgttgtggtgaccccaaacacaaaattcttttcattgttacttcacaactgtaattttgctactgttatgaattgtaatgtaactaTTTATGTTTTCCGGTGGTCTTTAGGCAACCCCTGGGGAATGGTGGTGCAGGTCtcaccccacaggttgagaacggcTGCCATAGAGTGACACTGAGCCGTTGGTCTGAGTTCTTTCCTAATGAACTGCTTCTTTGATGCCTCCTTTCTAGACAATAGAATCCAATTGGAGATGTGGCCGGCATAGTTTACAGAGAATCCACTGCCGAAGTGAGACAAGCAAAGGCGTTTACTGTTTACAATATGACGACCAGAAAATAGTGAGCGGCCTTCGAGACAACACGATCAAGGTGAAGCCTCTGCAGCTGAGGAGCATGGTCGTGGGAGTCAGGGTGACTGTGTTCAGAAAGCAGTCTGAAGCCTAAGTCCTAAGTATTGTTTCTAGGAAGGGAGAATTGTAGATTGGTTCTAGTACCAAAGCTGAAACCATTTCCTTAAAGGGCAAGTGTCTGCTGCTCCCCAGAGAATCATACAAATAGATAGTTCCAGGGTTGAACTCCCTTCTAGCAGTACGCTGATGGAAGCTGTTGTTATTTTGGCCTTCATAATTATAGGCTACTCTTGCACCTTAATGAAAAGGATAAAGTTAGCATTAGAACTGAAGTCAGCACATCCAGGTGTTCTGTTCTACCTGGAGGAAAGAATGCAGTCCCACCCTCTCTGGCTTGGTGTTTGGGGATCATACATGCACAGAGCAACAAGTCTCCACAGCACCCCATTATGACAGTGATCCTTTGCCCTCCTAGATCTGGGATAAAAGCACATTGGAATGCAAGCGAATTCTCACAGGCCACACAGGCTCTGTCCTATGTCTCCAGTATGATGAGAGAGTGATCATAACTGGATCATCGGATTCCACTGTCAGGTAGGAAATTTCAGACTTGGAAACCCTCTACTTTCTGTCacagtaattttctttctttcttttttttattttttatttttatgtgctgtGCATTGaggttttgcctgcatatctaactgtgtgagggtgtcagatcttggagttagctTCTGGTCGGTCACTTGTCACTCTAGAACCAGACACTTGATTTTGAAACCGTTGGGtagatttctccttttttatgtTTAAGAAGCTCCACAGATTCTCATTTGGAGAAGCACCTGTCATAGGAACTTTCCGTCTCTTTATGGGAAGCCTTGGCGTTCCTTTATGAAACCACCTCCCGGGAatgcaggaagggaaggaagccttCCTTTCAGGAGATTGTAACTGCAGTGCGGCATGCATGAGCTCGTGCAAGTACATGCAGCTGAGCAGGGCTCACTCCTTGCCAGCCCCTCCCCTGCCGTCCCCACAATGTTTAATTGCAAGTTTCACTCAGGGAGGGGTCCTCAGTTTCCAGAGGCACTGGTGATTTGATGACACAGCCATTATGCTGCTGGAGTCCAGTGTAGCTTGAGTTCAGGGTACCAGCATCACTGCTGGAAACCTGCTAGGAGTTTCACCTTAAGCTAAAGGATTTAGCGAACGTAATACatcaaaagtaactttaaaagaaCTGTAGTAAAAGGCGGTTAACTGCACTGTTAAGTTCTCTAAAGTTATCCCCTGTAAATAGGAAAAGCTGCTCCCTTGACTTCTAGGCATAGCAGGGCCGGTCCTCACAGTCATTGGCAATTAACTTATCCGTGCTGTGGATCTCCTCGAAGGAGCTGGAGCATTGTAGATGCTCATATCACTTATAGGCTAGGGGAgaggtggtgtttgtttgttttggcagtgttgggattgaacccagggcttagtGTGCTAAGCAGCACTCTGCCTTTCAGCAACACTGCAGCACAAAACTAGCTTTCTAAGAGGAGGGTTAAGctggaaagggaaataaaatgtttGAGAAGCCAAAATCAGTGTGCAAAATAGAGTAAGTCACGGTCATTTCTGCCGTGACGCTGTTCTCAAGCTATCCAAGGGTCCCCACTGCTATGAAGCATGCACTTGAGTGGGAGGCAGGCTCTTCTTGACCTCTTGCCTTGAAAAGCACAGAAATGGAGCCTTGGACTTAGAGTCTACATAATCCTGACCCTTGACCGAGGTGGAAAACTTAACATTAAGGGAAGTCAAACTCAAGTCCACATTACTGAGTCTGTGGCAGAACATGGTTTCTGGGGCAGTCACTGGGACAGAGCCTactgctattcttttttttttttaattgattatttgggaatctcaTCATGAGCCCCAGTTGTGCTCACCTCCTAGTCTTCCCATGCCTCTCCatgactcccccccccaaaaaaaattccaCTTTGTGTTGTTCATGTATTCAatggagcatggtcaaattccTAATGGCCAGCCCACCAGGGAGGATGGGTCTTTCTCCACCTGCATCTGTGCCAGAAGCCATGAGCTAAGGGAAGCCACACAGTGGCCAGAGAAGGGCCGAGCTAACTCTCCCATGCCCGCAGACATTCACGTGGCTTCAGGCAGCAGTCCCAACCACAGGCATCCACGTGGGCTTCGATGGTAGCACAGGCACAGACATCAACACAATTCCTGGCCATGTCAGAACCACTGACCCACCCGGGCTCTCCCTATCtggtgctgttcttatcctcaTTTACATGTGTGTTCTTAACTGAATATCAGTAATATAATACTAATAGAGTAGAACAGAATAATAATCTGAAAATTTGTGCCAAATTAGAAGGTGGTAGTGACTACTTCCTCCTTCTTGAGCACTATAGTTTGGCCAGATTTCCCATCTTAAGGTTCTACCCAGGAagcacctacttcctgccttttctctttGTCTATACTGCTTCCTCGTGGTCCGTCCATACTCTACCTTGGGGCTGTAAAGAAAGAGCACAACAGTTGCCATAAAAGTgggggtgaggggctggagagatggctcagcagttaagagcacactggctgttcttcctgagatcctgagttcaactcccaacaaccacatggtggctcacacccatctgtaatgagatgcaGTGCCTTCTTCTTGCATGCAGGCgtagaacactgtgtacataagaaataaaaaatttgaataaagtgggggtgtagctagagttttcctgcctggcccacagtcaggactaatctttatcacctgccagtcccacagccactcagacccaaccaagtaaacacagagacttatattgcttacaaactgaatggccgtggcaggcttcttactaactgttcctatagcttaaattaatccatttccacaaatctataccctgccacgtggctcgtggcttaccggcatcttcacatgctgcttgtcctggcaggcggctggcagtgactccttctgccttcctgttcttttatttctcctctctgttagtcccgcctatacttcctgcctagccacggccaatcaggttttatttattgaccaatcagagcaacacatttgccatacagaacatcccacaacacagccaagtgcagaccatctcagacacctgcactcagacctgtggtcctaatcatcctctatggggGTCAGCCAAgcattggtggtacacacccttagtctcttcacttgggaggcaaaggcaggtggctctttgagttcaaggctagcctggtctacagaatgagtttcaggatagccagagctataaagagaaccctgtttcaaaaagaatgtgttgggaggtgggggtggcatTGATGGCATTGATGGTAAGCACCATGGTCAAGAAGAAGCACTGCACGGTAGCCTGTGTACCGTCTAACTCTCAGGTCTCTTTTCAGAGTGTGGGATGTCAATGCAGGTGAGATGCTCAACACACTGATCCACCATTGTGAAGCAGTTCTGCACTTGCGCTTCAATAATGGCATGATGGTAACCTGCTCCAAAGACCGGTCCATTGCTGTGTGGGATATGGCCTCCCCGACTGACATCACCCTAAGGAGGGTACTGGTGGGACACAGAGCTGCCGTCAATGTTGTAGACTTCGATGACAAGTACATCGTTTCTGCCTCTGGAGATAGAACCATAAAGGTAATAGGCCACTTTTCAGTGTGTTCACAAGGTGCAGTAAGGAATGGGTGTAAAAGTGTGATCGAGGACAACTATATACATAAACATTATTGTAGAATAATGTAACCGTtacttcagtttttatttctataaacaaGAGTAATGGGCTGGAGATGTAACTTAGCGATAGACAGCTTGCCTAACATGCCCAAGACCCAACACAGACAGATAATAACAGTGTCACTATCAATGATGGCAGCATTGTGAGTGTGAGGAGAACAGATGCAAGTTTAAGTTCAAGGAAATACACATACCAGAACTGAGAAAGTGGCCAGGTTGATGAAGTCCTTGCCACACAAACATCAGGACCTGAGGTCGGATTCCTAGCAGCCATGTACAAGCCAGGTGGGGCAGCGTGCGTCTGTGGCctcagagctgggggagggagcagagctggTGAATCCCcgtgctcactggccagctgacTTCGAGCCAAGTCAGGAAGCTTTGTGTAAAGCCCCTGTCTCCAGGaacaaggctggagaggtggctcagcacgGGAAgacagtggctgctcttgcagaggacacaggttagATGTAAGCGGCAAATAGTGGCTCCAAATCAttggaactccagttcccggggactGATGCCTCTGCAGGCCTTTGTGGGTTtctgcgcgcacgcgcacacgcacacggtACACACAAGCTTGAgcaggcacatatacacataaaaataataaatacgtCTCTAAAAAATCAGGTGGAAAGGAACTAAGGGAGACACtgaatatgcacacacagcatgaggagaggaggagaccATTTCCACAAGAGGAAATCCATCTGACAGATGCTCATGGGCAGCACCAGGTTCACATTAGTCCTGGGTTTCTGTGAACTAACCTTGGCTCCATTTGTACTGGTAGAAGTGTACAGATCAACCGCTCAGTTGTCATTTTTCTGTCTCAGGTGTGGAACACAAGTACTTGTGAATTTGTAAGGACCCTAAATGGACACAAACGAGGCATCGCCTGTTTGCAGTACAGAGACAGGCTGGTGGTGAGTGGTTCGTCTGACAACACCATCAGGTGAGCGGCGGGCGCCCTCCCCGCGGAGCCATGGCACGTGCCAGCTGCCGTTTGTCACAGATCTCATGCTCTTGAGCCatcttatttgttttgatttggtgtCGGTGTGTGTGTTATTGAAATAGTTTTTCTGttatagcctggctgtcctggaactggcctctaactcacagaggtccacctcctctacttcctgagtactagattaaaggtgtgggccaccactacctgactttgtttggtttggttttgattttgatttttttttatgcttctCTTATATATCCCTCCAATCTTCCCTGTTCCCCACACTCATCTCTGGTCTCCTCTAGATTCAATCAAATATGTTTCCATTCTGTAGCTTCTTATGGGTCTAAAGCTTGCCCTACCAGAAAGGCAGTACAGAAAAGCCTTTTGGTGATGTTTCCTTCCCAGGATGCTCTTCTTACCAAATAGACCTATTTCAGAGGAACTGCTTCAGTAAGAAACTAAGACAGCTAATGGAGGTTAAGGGCCCTTCTTTCAAATTTCTTTCCTGCAGTTGAgaaatgctaataaataaaggTCGTTTCTCCATGTCACTGTTgttgaaaacataaagaaaaagaggaagaaaagattgtTTCTCTGCTAGAAATCCTGACTTTTTGCTTCAATACAGTAGTTGGCCAGAGAGCTGGCTGTCTTTAAATTTGAAGGTTGCAAAAGTCTGTACATTTTTGTATGTTTACCCTTACAAAGATGAATGACAGAGAGAGGTGGTTAGAATTTGGAAATTTTATCTGTCATCGCCTTTCCTTCAATGCCTGAGGAAGAGCTAAACCTGATGCATAGCAAACCTGCCATTCCTAGAAATCAGTGGAATTGGGCTGAAAGCATTAAAACCATTGCAGCTGACATCTCTAGATATAGCTTTGCCTTTCTGTTGATGGTGACTGCCGTGGACGGTGGTGAGAGCAGTGTCCTCCAGCAGAGATGGAGGTACTTTGTGACAGCAAGATATCACTGACACAATGTATCTCATTCTGAGGGGTGACTTCAGGAAGAATTACTCTCTTGAAAGGCTCATTTCCTTCCTAGGCGACTgtaccttgaactcctgcctggAAGAACCTGGTTTCACAGTTGCATAAAGCATTGTGTTTTGAAAGCACAGCATTCAAACTTAAATCACACTTTTCCTGCCCAAATTACATGACAGATAGGAAATAAGTTATATTGAAAGTAATATACTTTTATATGAGTGATTGATCtttgtgaaattttaaaatattttcattttatgtgtatgactgtgttgCCTATGTGTACGTATTTGCGCCACATGTGTGACGAAAGTCCAAATAGGTCAGAggagtgttggatcctctggaactggagttctggaaGGTTATGAagcaccatgcaggtgctgagaatcagagctcttaaccactccGCCAGTTTTCAAGCCCCCTTTGTGAATTGTTAAAGGATGTCTGAAATACCCTGTGATAGTCAAGGCTTAGAAGTGAGTCTATGGCATTTCACTTGACTCAGTTTCTCTTCCAGATTGTGGGACATAGAATGCGGCGCGTGTTTACGAGTGTTAGAAGGCCATGAGGAGCTGGTGCGCTGTATCCGGTTTGATAACAAGAGGATAGTGAGTGGAGCCTATGACGGGTGAGTTCAGCAACAGGATTGAAGGACAACTCCATCTTGAGAGCTCGGGTGTAGCTCAGCAGCAGAGcctgtgcttagcatgtgcaaggccccggGCTCCGGTCCCAGCACCTCCTTTCCCCAAAGTCTCTGTCTTCATTCCTCCCAGTGTGTGATGGTAAATGTCACCCTTCCTTGGCCCCTAAAGTGGAAATACACCATTGCTTAATTGATGTTCACCTCTCTTGTGCTTACTGTTTCCTAAAATATTCTTCCTGGTCATTTCATTGTATTTGTATCGATTACTATTCTGACTATTAGATTATGTATTTGTCTGGTTTGCCCTGTGAAGCATAGAACCAGACACACCCACCAGAACAGGCCAAGCATGTAAAGTGGCTATTCTAAGAGGGAATGTGGGAACCCTGCCCCCAACCCAGAAGTCATCTGATTCCTGTGAGCTACATTCACTATCCAGATTTATTGCCCTGACTTTTTGCTGTTCTTCCTTGTGTTCCCTTAAGTTTGCTTTTAAATAAGACTTTTGTCCCCTTTTTGatctttagaaaaattaaagtgtGGGATCTTATGGCTGCTTTGGACCCCCGAGCTCCTGCAGGGACTCTTTGTCTACGGACGCTTGTGGTAAGAGTCTTATTGTTAAAGGGGGCTGAAGAGCAGGTAGGGGAAGAAATTAAATGTTAATGTGCTGTAGAATATAGATCTGGATTTTATAGTTAGACTCTCACAAAACCTACTAAGTAGGAAAGCAACCAGTACATGATAATAAAATAGGTTTCTATAGTGCCTTTCATCCGAAAGTGCTCTGGAGACTGTATGGAGAGGGCCAGGGCAGCTGCCTAACAGCTGCACAGTACCTCTCCCACACGTAGTGCAGGAAGTGAACGAGAATTCTGCATCCACCAGAAGCAGCAGGAGGCactgagggagagagaatataatTACTCAAATTGGAACCTGTCCAGAATCTAAGGACCTGAACACCTGTACTTGCAAAAAGTACCCTGGGACTCACTGGAACCCCTGGTCAGCTCCTAAGCTCTGCGTCTCATTCACTAGGCGTTGCCTCCGTCGTTATCCTCTGTTTACCCCATGCTTGAACATCTTGACACTTGGAGAGAGAAGTGAGTCACTGAGAAATGTCACCTTTAATGCCTTTTGTAGCAGGATCTCACCTGGCCCTGGCTGGATTGAAATTGTACTCCTTGTGCCTCCAtctcctgggattataggcctgtgcccaCCACAAGCTTAAAAGCATAAAATTCTTCATCACAGTATAAGCCACAGGCTCAGATTGACATATGTTGCTTTAGTTAGATGTGTGTGGATCCAGAGTAAACAGAATCTTTTGAACAACTCAGGAAAAAGATGAAACATTCTAAGTCCAGTGTTCTGAGTTCTGATTCAACATTCAGGAAGTCTCAGTTCTGGAGAAAAGGAATACTTTGTCTTTCTCAGGTTTAAAGCACAGTATTAAGCTGAGTATAGTGGTGCACACATGTAGTCAGggcctgagacaggagaattgccatgtGTTCCTGAGAGGCCTGGGCTAcagtttgagaccctgtctcttagATCCAGAAGCCTGAGATTGGGTGCATTCTTTCAGTAGCACGTGTGCCTTGCCTACTTTCTTCACACGTGTCTTTTCAAACGTGTGCTCTGTGCACTGAGCATTTTGGcatctgtctgtaatcccagacttTAAAAATGAGGCAAGAAGAGTAATGGtgacacccacctttaatcccagcactcaggaagcagaggcaggtggatctctgtgagttcaaggacagcctgggctatagagtgagttctaggacagccagaactacataaagaaacaaaaacaaacaaacaaataaataaataaataggcaagAAGAGTATGAGTTTCTGACTAGCCTagactatatagagagaccctgtctttaaaaagaaaaagcaaactctACAAATAGGGAATGGTGATGTGTGCTTATTATCAGAACTTGGGCCTTAGgaaggaggatcctgagtttaagACAGGCCAGGGTTATATAGCAAGACTTGTCCCCAAAACAGAACAAGTAACAGTGACAACAAAATagtactcaaaaataaaaaataagaagagcTTTTGATGTGTATATGCCAGTAAAAGTGTAGATTATCCTGATATGCTTGGCAGTCTTTCCATCCTTCATCTGGGCCCACCTTGTGTAAACAGATGTTTCTggcccaccagcaactcccaaatatccagcagccacttcccaaataatcactcagaggcttaatataaattataaatgctcggccagtagctcaggcttattactttCTAAactttctaactagctcttacacttaaattaacctataattcttatctatgtttagccatgtggcttggtaccttttctcagtatggcattctcatcttgctccttctgtgtctggctggtgactcctgaccctGGTCTTTTCCTTCCCAGCACTCTCAGTTTGGCcaccctgcctgtacttcctgcctggctactggccagtcagtgctttattaaaccaattcgagtgacaaatcttcacagtgtacaagaggaaTTCCACAGCATCCTAGTCCCCAGTCTGACTTACAGAACCTTGTTTAGTTGGTGTTTTCTAGGGTTTATGAGAACAAATCATACAGTATATACTTTTATacctatcttatttttttttaatgatttatttttattttacatgtattggtgttctgcctgcatgtatgtctgtatgagggtgtcagatcccctggaactggagctaaagacagttgtgagctgccatatgggcgctgggaattgaacctgggtcctctggaagagcagctagtgctcttaacctctgaaccatctctccagcctcccttattttttcttttgagacttaGTCTCCTATGTCCTgagctggccacaaactcaatAGTGTGTCTAATGGTGATCTtaaacttgtgaccctcctgcctctaattCAGAAGTGCTAGAACTAAAGGTATATacaccacacctggttttcagtgctggagatcaCTCCTTGGGCTTCCTGTATGATAGGCAATCTTTcacctgagccacatcctcagccccgcCTGTCTCTACACCAAATAGAGATCATTTGGGGACTCACCCAGGTtcatatgtgccacattttactCATTCACCAATTATGAGCCTTAGGGTTCTCCATgtttagctattacaaataaagtttcAAGTACTTTACTTGgttaggttttattttgttttgtgttttgctgtTGTTCTGCACAATTCTGAGGAAAGATTGAGTAAGCATTGAAAGCCCAGTTTCTAAATTCTGACTCAGTGTTCAGGAGGGCTTAGCTCTGGAGAAGGAGTAGAATGGCTGGATCATACAAAGTGTATGTGTATTCAGTATTTCCAGAAATGGCCTCTTTTCCCGAGGGGTTATTACCCTGTCACATACGCTTGCTGTAATGCACAGCGCACTCTTTCACTGAGGGATACTGTGTCATGGTCGTCGCTGTTGTATCGCactgaagagacactatgaccacagcaattcttcaAGGGGAAGCATCTAACTGGGGCCTGGAGACACGGTTGGGAGCTGCACTCCGCCTGTGGGTCGGAGTGCAAGACGATACCTGGCATGGTTTCCACCTTCCGAGACCACACGTCCTAATCCAGTCCAGAGTTCACTCCCTGATGGCTGCAAACATCGAGAACGCAGGCGCCTATGGGAGCCGTTCTTACGCCAACCACCGCaacctgtgtttgtttttgagtcagttACTTTTACTTGTGCATCTGACTTTTCCATTGCCCTCCATTCCTTTGTACAAATGCAAGTTTTCCCCTTGGAATGTCATTTTCCTCTGCTTGAAGAAGTCAGCACCTGTCTGGGTGTACTGGTGACAGACACTCTGAAGCGGTGTTTGCCTGGAAAGTCAGTTTGCCTTCCCTTTTACGGGCTGCTGCTGGCTGAAGAATCCGGAGTTGGCGCCTTCTTTCAGCGCTTTAGTGTGGCTTCCATTCTCTCCCCGTGTGCTTTCTGCTGAGACCACCTCGTTCTGCCCAGTGACTTGTTTTCCTGTGGCCACTTTAAGATTTTGTTCTTATCAGTGGTTTTCAACAATTTGGTTATATCTCAGTGTGGGCTTCTTTGTATTTCTggtgtttttgagatgggttctctctgtagccctggctggcctggtgcACACTattagaccagactgacctcaaactcacagagatctgctgcctccacctcccaaatgaaAGCAGCCTTTTTTCATAATACCAAAAAATCATAAGCAGCTTATATGTCTGCCGACAGGAGAATAAATTAACTATGGTATATTTATACAGTGGAATACTAGCcactaattttttaaaggaatgaaatAACTTTTTCCATGTAGTGACAGAAAAACACTTTTGCAATGTTGAgtaaaagccaggtggtagtgcacgcctttaatcccagcaccaggaggcagaggcaggcggatctctgagtttgaggctagcctgatggtctacagagagagttctaggacaaccaggtcAGTTatacaaagaaagcctgtcttggaaaTCAACCAACAAACGAAAATATTgagtaaaataagccaggcacaaatatatatatacactgtgtgtgtgtgtgtgtgtgtgtgtgtgtgtgtgtgtgtgtgtgtgtgtgtgtgtgtttatatgaaaTTCAAGGGTAGGTAAAAATCAGTAAAGGCATTGGTGTGCAGGTGAGACTGACTAGTCACAGTGTTGAACGTACTTTCCAGAGAGTTAGGAATAACCCACACCTAATCTAGGCAGTGCTTAATACCCTGATGCGCTAGACAAGGCTCCTCACCTCAAGAAAGCCAACCATTAGAATTTTGCAAGTTGTTGATCATATGTGGATAGCTTCAAACTGATCGTGGTAGGACTTTGAGCATCATGAAAATTTGTAAATggtttatgtctttattttatgtccatgaatgtcctgcctgcatgtacatttgTGCAGCacaatgccctcagaggccagaggatgtcAAATcgctctggaactgtagttagaaATGGTTgttagcctccatgtgggtgccgggaattgaacttgggtcttctggaagagcattttggtttggtttggtttggtt
The nucleotide sequence above comes from Peromyscus maniculatus bairdii isolate BWxNUB_F1_BW_parent chromosome 1, HU_Pman_BW_mat_3.1, whole genome shotgun sequence. Encoded proteins:
- the Btrc gene encoding F-box/WD repeat-containing protein 1A isoform X14 translates to MKTENCVAKTKLANGTSSMIVPKQRKLSASYEKEKELCVKYFEQWSESDQVEFVEHLISQMCHYQHGHINSYLKPMLQRDFITALPARGLDHIAENILSYLDAKSLCAAELVCKEWYRVTSDGMLWKKLIERMVRTDSLWRGLAERRGWGQYLFKNKPPDENAPPNSFYRALYPKIIQDIETIESNWRCGRHSLQRIHCRSETSKGVYCLQYDDQKIVSGLRDNTIKIWDKSTLECKRILTGHTGSVLCLQYDERVIITGSSDSTVRVWDVNAGEMLNTLIHHCEAVLHLRFNNGMMVTCSKDRSIAVWDMASPTDITLRRVLVGHRAAVNVVDFDDKYIVSASGDRTIKVWNTSTCEFVRTLNGHKRGIACLQYRDRLVVSGSSDNTIRLWDIECGACLRVLEGHEELVRCIRFDNKRIVSGAYDGKIKVWDLMAALDPRAPAGTLCLRTLVEHSGRVFRLQFDEFQIVSSSHDDTILIWDFLNDPAAHAEPPRSPSRTYTYISR
- the Btrc gene encoding F-box/WD repeat-containing protein 1A isoform X3 codes for the protein MPRSLWLGCSSLADSMPSLRCLYNPGTGALTAFQNSSEREDCNNGEPPRKIIPEKNSLRQTYNSCARLCINQETVCLTSTAMKTENCVAKTKLANGTSSMIVPKQRKLSASYEKEKELCVKYFEQWSESDQVEFVEHLISQMCHYQHGHINSYLKPMLQRDFITALPARGLDHIAENILSYLDAKSLCAAELVCKEWYRVTSDGMLWKKLIERMVRTDSLWRGLAERRGWGQYLFKNKPPDENAPPNSFYRALYPKIIQDIETIESNWRCGRHSLQRIHCRSETSKGVYCLQYDDQKIVSGLRDNTIKIWDKSTLECKRILTGHTGSVLCLQYDERVIITGSSDSTVRVWDVNAGEMLNTLIHHCEAVLHLRFNNGMMVTCSKDRSIAVWDMASPTDITLRRVLVGHRAAVNVVDFDDKYIVSASGDRTIKVWNTSTCEFVRTLNGHKRGIACLQYRDRLVVSGSSDNTIRLWDIECGACLRVLEGHEELVRCIRFDNKRIVSGAYDGKIKVWDLMAALDPRAPAGTLCLRTLVEHSGRVFRLQFDEFQIVSSSHDDTILIWDFLNDPAAHAEPPRSPSRTYTYISR
- the Btrc gene encoding F-box/WD repeat-containing protein 1A isoform X2, producing MDPAEAVLQEKALKFMAAVPAGGYWRNNKKCSMPRSLWLGCSSLADSMPSLRCLYNPGTGALTAFQTYNSCARLCINQETVCLTSTAMKTENCVAKTKLANGTSSMIVPKQRKLSASYEKEKELCVKYFEQWSESDQVEFVEHLISQMCHYQHGHINSYLKPMLQRDFITALPARGLDHIAENILSYLDAKSLCAAELVCKEWYRVTSDGMLWKKLIERMVRTDSLWRGLAERRGWGQYLFKNKPPDENAPPNSFYRALYPKIIQDIETIESNWRCGRHSLQRIHCRSETSKGVYCLQYDDQKIVSGLRDNTIKIWDKSTLECKRILTGHTGSVLCLQYDERVIITGSSDSTVRVWDVNAGEMLNTLIHHCEAVLHLRFNNGMMVTCSKDRSIAVWDMASPTDITLRRVLVGHRAAVNVVDFDDKYIVSASGDRTIKVWNTSTCEFVRTLNGHKRGIACLQYRDRLVVSGSSDNTIRLWDIECGACLRVLEGHEELVRCIRFDNKRIVSGAYDGKIKVWDLMAALDPRAPAGTLCLRTLVEHSGRVFRLQFDEFQIVSSSHDDTILIWDFLNDPAAHAEPPRSPSRTYTYISR
- the Btrc gene encoding F-box/WD repeat-containing protein 1A isoform X9, whose translation is MGSGTQTQNSSEREDCNNGEPPRKIIPEKNSLRQTYNSCARLCINQETVCLTSTAMKTENCVAKTKLANGTSSMIVPKQRKLSASYEKEKELCVKYFEQWSESDQVEFVEHLISQMCHYQHGHINSYLKPMLQRDFITALPARGLDHIAENILSYLDAKSLCAAELVCKEWYRVTSDGMLWKKLIERMVRTDSLWRGLAERRGWGQYLFKNKPPDENAPPNSFYRALYPKIIQDIETIESNWRCGRHSLQRIHCRSETSKGVYCLQYDDQKIVSGLRDNTIKIWDKSTLECKRILTGHTGSVLCLQYDERVIITGSSDSTVRVWDVNAGEMLNTLIHHCEAVLHLRFNNGMMVTCSKDRSIAVWDMASPTDITLRRVLVGHRAAVNVVDFDDKYIVSASGDRTIKVWNTSTCEFVRTLNGHKRGIACLQYRDRLVVSGSSDNTIRLWDIECGACLRVLEGHEELVRCIRFDNKRIVSGAYDGKIKVWDLMAALDPRAPAGTLCLRTLVEHSGRVFRLQFDEFQIVSSSHDDTILIWDFLNDPAAHAEPPRSPSRTYTYISR